A single region of the Candidatus Neomarinimicrobiota bacterium genome encodes:
- the flhB gene encoding flagellar biosynthesis protein FlhB produces MAEQPAQERTEEATPKRIRESREKGDVAKSMELTSAALMLSVLLLFYFNGESFLYGLAGVIQDVYSSLATVSINPRSLPTLVAWMAGRGVFILGPVLVLVVVIGLLVNYLQVGVIFAPKALGPKWDRINPATGLKRIFSTRGLVELIKGILKMIIVGMIIYLYLADRVKDYPFLTYMTPLQIIGALALDLLKIGVYVGIAFLAMAAADFTYQRWEYKRKLRMTRQEVKDEYRQTEGSPEVRARVRMMQREMSRNRMMVEAARATVVVTNPVHVAVALKYNEEDIDSAPQVVAKGQRKVAERIKEVARVHGVPIKESPVLAQALFQTCEIGDEIPYMYYQAVAEILAEIFWERFGRQRYRVNVAPML; encoded by the coding sequence ATGGCGGAACAGCCGGCCCAGGAACGCACTGAAGAGGCGACCCCGAAGCGTATCAGGGAATCGCGGGAGAAAGGTGATGTCGCCAAAAGCATGGAACTCACCTCTGCCGCCCTGATGCTCTCCGTCCTGCTTTTATTCTATTTTAACGGCGAGAGCTTTTTGTACGGCCTTGCGGGAGTTATTCAGGATGTGTACAGCTCGCTGGCTACGGTATCCATCAATCCCAGGAGTTTGCCAACCCTAGTGGCCTGGATGGCCGGAAGGGGTGTTTTTATCCTGGGGCCGGTCCTGGTGCTGGTGGTGGTCATAGGTCTCTTGGTGAATTATTTACAGGTAGGGGTAATTTTTGCCCCCAAGGCACTGGGCCCCAAATGGGATCGGATCAATCCCGCCACCGGCCTGAAGCGGATTTTCTCGACGAGGGGCCTGGTGGAGTTGATCAAGGGCATCCTCAAGATGATCATCGTTGGCATGATTATTTACCTCTATTTGGCCGACCGCGTCAAGGACTACCCGTTTTTGACCTATATGACGCCGTTGCAGATCATTGGAGCTTTAGCCTTGGATCTACTCAAGATCGGGGTCTATGTTGGCATCGCTTTCTTGGCAATGGCCGCCGCTGACTTCACCTACCAGCGCTGGGAATACAAGCGCAAACTGCGCATGACCCGGCAGGAAGTGAAAGATGAATATCGGCAGACGGAAGGTAGTCCGGAGGTACGCGCGCGGGTGAGAATGATGCAGCGGGAGATGAGTCGCAATCGCATGATGGTGGAGGCAGCCCGGGCTACCGTGGTTGTTACTAACCCGGTACATGTGGCGGTAGCTTTAAAATACAATGAAGAAGATATCGATTCCGCACCGCAAGTGGTGGCTAAAGGGCAACGGAAGGTGGCCGAGCGCATTAAAGAAGTAGCCCGGGTGCACGGTGTACCGATCAAGGAAAGTCCGGTGCTGGCGCAGGCCCTCTTCCAGACCTGTGAGATCGGAGATGAAATACCTTATATGTACTATCAGGCCGTCGCTGAAATCCTGGCGGAGATTTTCTGGGAACGCTTTGGTAGACAACGATATAGGGTAAATGTCGCCCCCATGCTATAA